GGCACCAGTTCGCTGTCGCCTTATCTGGCTATCGGCGTGCTTTCGCCGCGTCAGTGTCTTAACCGTCTGCGCACCGAATGCCCGGATGTACTGGAGAAAACTGACGGCGGCGCGTTCGGCTGGCTGAATGAGCTGGTGTGGCGTGAGTTTTACCGTCATCTGATTGTTGCCTGGCCGAAGCTTTGTAAGCATCAGCCGTTCGTGGAATGGACCGACAATGTACGCTGGCGTCATGCACCGGAAGAGTTACAGGCGTGGAAAGACGGTAAAACCGGTTATCCGATTGTGGATGCGGCAATGCGTCAGCTGAATTCAACAGGCTGGATGCACAACCGCCTGCGTATGATTGTCGCCAGTTTTCTGGTGAAAGATTTGCTGATTAACTGGCGCGAAGGCGAGCGTTATTTCATGTCGCAACTGCTCGACGGCGATCTGGCGGCCAACAATGGCGGCTGGCAGTGGGGCGCTTCTACCGGCACCGACGCCGCACCGTATTTCCGTATTTTCAACCCGACCACGCAGGGTGAACGTTTTGACAAAGCAGGACGCTTTATCAAAGCCTGGGTGCCTGAACTGGCGGATGTGCCAGAAAGAGACATTCATCAACCCCATCGCTGGGCGGAAAAACAACATCGCGTGCTAGACTACCCGCTGCCGGTTATTGATCATGCGCGGGCGAGAAAAGATACGCTCGCGGCATTTGAGGCGGCAAAAAACCGGTCTGACTGACCTTACTCTCACCACGACAAGGAGCGATGTGATGAAAAAGTACCTGCTGGCGCTGATGCTGGCATGCTGGGCGGGACAGGCCACCGCAGGATTTGATGTGGTGGCGCTGGGCGTGAACGGCGGCGTCGAAGAAGGCAATCTCACCTCGTACCTGATCAGAAGTGATGATCAAAAACTCTATCTCGGGCTGGATGCCGGTTCTGTTTTGCCGGGCATCCGCAAGGCGCTGGATAAGGGCAGT
The Rahnella variigena genome window above contains:
- the phrB gene encoding deoxyribodipyrimidine photo-lyase, with the protein product MTTHLVWFRNDLRITDNRALHAACEDPQARVIALFIATPEQWKQHEMAPRQAMFIYQHLQALQHSLAERGIGLHYHQCDDFADSVDWLKDFCKSEKVDALFYNKQYEFNERQRDAAVEKAVSESVICHAFDDSLLLPPGSVTTGNNEMYKVYTPFRRAFLSRLTESDSRSLPAPQVRGNAGKVVMHRLMPFDYPLADIGDDFAIGEEAARHQLRSFCREQVQDYLEQRDLPAVDGTSSLSPYLAIGVLSPRQCLNRLRTECPDVLEKTDGGAFGWLNELVWREFYRHLIVAWPKLCKHQPFVEWTDNVRWRHAPEELQAWKDGKTGYPIVDAAMRQLNSTGWMHNRLRMIVASFLVKDLLINWREGERYFMSQLLDGDLAANNGGWQWGASTGTDAAPYFRIFNPTTQGERFDKAGRFIKAWVPELADVPERDIHQPHRWAEKQHRVLDYPLPVIDHARARKDTLAAFEAAKNRSD